In the genome of Kitasatospora cathayae, one region contains:
- a CDS encoding SDR family oxidoreductase — MRVFVTGASGHLGSAVVPELLEAGHQVVGLARSDKSAAALTAAGAEVHRGDLDDLDGLAAAAAAADGVIHLAFKHDAMFAGDFDSAVAADLRAIRTLGDALAGTGKPLVTTSGTMLLAFAGLEGAATEAEALDAGPRIDAENAAVALAERGIRSSVIRLAPTVHSTLDHNGFIPTLISIARANGVAAYIGDGANRWPAVHTLDAAHLYRLALESAPPGSRLHAVDDQGIPFREIAEAIGRQMNLPVVSIPSTQADAHFGFLSAPAMADNPSSSALTRDLLGWKPVQPGLIDDLGQGHYFDVPATTPR, encoded by the coding sequence ATGCGTGTATTCGTCACCGGAGCCTCCGGACACCTCGGCTCCGCCGTCGTCCCCGAACTCCTCGAAGCGGGGCACCAGGTCGTCGGCCTGGCCCGCTCGGACAAGTCCGCCGCCGCGTTGACGGCTGCCGGTGCCGAGGTGCACCGAGGCGACCTCGACGATCTCGACGGCCTCGCCGCGGCCGCCGCCGCGGCCGACGGCGTCATCCACCTGGCCTTCAAGCACGACGCCATGTTCGCCGGCGACTTCGACAGCGCGGTCGCAGCGGATCTGCGCGCCATCCGGACGCTCGGGGACGCGCTCGCCGGCACCGGCAAGCCCTTGGTGACCACGTCGGGAACAATGCTGCTCGCCTTCGCGGGGCTGGAAGGCGCCGCCACCGAAGCCGAGGCACTCGACGCAGGGCCGCGGATCGACGCCGAGAACGCAGCGGTCGCACTCGCGGAACGCGGCATCCGCTCGTCCGTCATCCGGCTTGCGCCGACCGTGCACAGCACGCTCGACCACAACGGCTTCATCCCGACCCTGATCTCCATCGCCCGGGCTAACGGCGTCGCCGCCTACATCGGCGACGGGGCCAACCGCTGGCCCGCCGTGCACACGCTCGACGCGGCACACCTGTACCGGCTGGCGCTGGAATCCGCGCCGCCTGGGTCACGGCTGCACGCCGTCGACGACCAGGGGATCCCCTTCCGGGAGATCGCCGAGGCCATCGGCCGCCAGATGAACCTGCCCGTGGTCAGCATCCCGTCGACGCAGGCCGACGCCCACTTCGGCTTCCTCAGCGCCCCCGCCATGGCCGACAACCCGTCCTCGAGCGCGCTGACCCGCGACCTCCTCGGCTGGAAGCCCGTCCAGCCCGGCCTCATCGACGACCTCGGCCAAGGCCACTACTTCGACGTCCCGGCGACCACCCCACGCTGA
- a CDS encoding TerD family protein, which yields MTVSLAKGQKISLEKPDGGQLSLVRMGLGWKAVQRKGFLAKLLSAGREIDLDASAVLFSRGRSVDVVWFQHLTSDDGSVRHSGDNLVGGAGDATDDESITVDLTRVGAEVDQILFTVNSFTGQTFQEVEAAFCRLVDETTGTELARYTLTGGGPYTAQIMAKVQRTPGGWQMAAIGQPASGRTFQDLMPELLKHL from the coding sequence ATGACCGTTTCGCTGGCCAAGGGGCAGAAGATCAGCCTGGAGAAGCCGGACGGTGGGCAGTTGAGCCTGGTCCGGATGGGCCTGGGCTGGAAGGCCGTGCAGCGCAAGGGCTTCCTGGCCAAGCTGCTGTCCGCCGGCCGGGAGATCGACCTGGACGCCTCGGCGGTGCTGTTCTCCCGGGGGAGGTCCGTCGACGTGGTCTGGTTCCAGCACCTCACCAGCGACGACGGCTCGGTCCGGCACAGTGGGGACAACCTGGTCGGCGGCGCGGGCGACGCGACCGACGACGAGTCGATCACGGTCGACCTGACCAGGGTGGGCGCCGAGGTCGACCAGATCCTGTTCACGGTCAACTCCTTCACCGGACAGACCTTCCAGGAGGTCGAGGCCGCCTTCTGTCGGCTGGTGGACGAGACCACCGGCACCGAACTGGCCCGCTACACCCTCACCGGCGGCGGCCCGTACACCGCCCAGATCATGGCCAAGGTGCAGCGCACGCCCGGCGGTTGGCAGATGGCCGCGATCGGCCAGCCGGCCAGCGGGCGAACCTTCCAGGACCTGATGCCGGAACTGCTCAAGCACCTGTGA
- a CDS encoding MarR family winged helix-turn-helix transcriptional regulator, with product MIASVGNAAALAFESALAAENLHPRHFAVLRGLRDGEEHAQQQLASSLGIPASRLVGLLSLLIERGLVERRESPTDARVKLVRLREEGRVELEKLIGLAGASERRLTAGLTVEDRSELRRLLGIVYANVAVEPEGRPARVW from the coding sequence GTGATCGCTTCGGTTGGTAATGCGGCGGCTCTCGCGTTCGAGTCCGCCCTGGCCGCGGAGAATCTGCATCCGCGGCACTTCGCCGTGCTGCGCGGGCTGCGTGACGGTGAGGAGCATGCGCAGCAGCAGCTCGCCTCCTCGCTGGGCATCCCGGCCAGCCGTCTTGTGGGGCTGCTCTCGCTGCTGATCGAGAGGGGCCTGGTGGAGCGGCGCGAGTCGCCGACCGACGCCCGGGTGAAACTGGTCCGCCTGCGGGAGGAGGGCCGGGTGGAACTGGAGAAGCTGATCGGGCTCGCCGGCGCGTCGGAGCGGCGGCTGACCGCAGGGCTGACGGTCGAGGACAGGTCCGAGCTGCGCCGGCTGCTCGGCATCGTCTACGCCAACGTCGCCGTCGAGCCCGAAGGGCGGCCCGCCCGGGTGTGGTGA
- the pdxR gene encoding MocR-like pyridoxine biosynthesis transcription factor PdxR — protein MTESPGAHPTGPAHPTGNDLHLDLPATGGRRSALMAALREAIRSGRLAPGTRLPPYRALAADLGLARNTAAEAYAELVAEGWLTARQGSGTTVAERAAPVRPDRARRPARRPGPAHDLRQGQPDAASFPRTAWLAAARRALTAAPNEAFGPGDPQGRRELRTVLADYLARARGVRTDPDRIVVCSGFAHALRLLFDGATPVLPPAEHGPLAVEAYGLGFHRALLAATGVTTTPLPIDEQGARVDELPQHPDIRTVLLTPAHQFPTGGPLHSGRRAAVVDWARRRGGLLLEDDYDGEFRYDRQPVGAVQGLDPDRVVYLGSTSKSLTPALRLGWMVLPDHLVDRVLAAKGEREAWASALDQLTLAEFIDSGGYDRHLRRMRRRYRDRRDQLVAALAANAPHIEVSGIAAGLHAVLRLAPGTERSILKAAAYRGLAVEGLADYRHPAIAPAAMPAVDGLVVGYATPPDHAYPAALRALCDILPPPA, from the coding sequence ATGACGGAATCGCCGGGCGCGCACCCCACCGGGCCGGCCCACCCGACCGGCAACGACCTGCACCTCGACCTGCCCGCCACCGGCGGCCGCCGCTCCGCGCTGATGGCCGCACTGCGCGAGGCGATCCGCAGCGGTCGGCTGGCCCCCGGCACCCGGCTGCCGCCCTACCGGGCCCTCGCCGCCGACCTCGGCCTGGCCCGCAACACCGCCGCCGAGGCCTACGCCGAACTCGTCGCCGAAGGCTGGCTCACCGCCCGCCAGGGCTCCGGCACCACCGTCGCCGAACGCGCCGCACCCGTCCGGCCCGATCGGGCCCGCCGCCCGGCCCGCCGGCCCGGACCCGCGCACGACCTGCGCCAGGGCCAGCCCGACGCCGCCTCCTTCCCCCGCACCGCCTGGCTCGCCGCCGCCCGCCGCGCCCTCACCGCCGCGCCCAACGAGGCCTTCGGGCCCGGCGATCCACAGGGCCGGCGCGAACTGCGCACCGTCCTCGCCGACTACCTCGCCCGCGCCCGCGGAGTGCGCACCGACCCCGACCGGATCGTGGTCTGCTCCGGCTTCGCCCACGCCCTGCGACTGCTCTTCGACGGCGCCACACCCGTCCTGCCGCCCGCCGAGCACGGGCCCCTGGCCGTCGAGGCCTACGGACTCGGCTTCCACCGCGCCCTGCTGGCCGCCACCGGAGTCACCACCACGCCGCTGCCGATCGACGAACAGGGCGCCCGTGTCGACGAGTTGCCCCAGCACCCGGACATCCGAACGGTACTGCTCACCCCCGCCCACCAGTTCCCGACCGGCGGCCCGCTGCACTCCGGGCGCCGCGCCGCCGTGGTCGACTGGGCACGCCGGCGCGGCGGCCTCCTCCTCGAGGACGACTACGACGGGGAGTTCCGCTACGACCGCCAACCGGTCGGCGCCGTCCAGGGGCTCGACCCCGACCGGGTCGTCTACCTCGGCAGCACCAGCAAGAGCCTCACCCCCGCGCTGCGCCTGGGCTGGATGGTCCTGCCGGACCACCTGGTCGACCGGGTGCTCGCGGCCAAGGGCGAACGCGAGGCCTGGGCCAGCGCGCTGGACCAGCTGACCCTCGCCGAGTTCATCGACTCCGGTGGCTACGACCGGCACCTGCGCCGGATGCGGCGCCGCTACCGGGACCGCCGGGACCAGCTGGTGGCCGCGCTGGCCGCGAACGCCCCGCACATCGAGGTGTCCGGCATCGCCGCTGGCCTGCACGCCGTGCTGCGGCTCGCCCCCGGCACCGAGCGCTCGATCCTCAAGGCCGCCGCCTACCGGGGCCTGGCCGTCGAAGGACTCGCCGACTACCGGCACCCGGCGATCGCCCCGGCGGCGATGCCCGCCGTCGACGGCCTGGTGGTCGGCTACGCCACGCCGCCCGACCACGCCTACCCGGCGGCCCTCCGGGCACTCTGCGACATCCTGCCGCCGCCGGCCTGA
- a CDS encoding bestrophin-like domain — MSEWVALVIAMAAACAVVVAVVVLRRRAGVEENVDETPDVIEYITMMIGVVYAIVLGLAIAGVWEARGAAQDDLFREAQSLREASDRMVVYPAEFRDQVRADIDAYVTYVVNVEWDHMSKNGEITDQGNQLLDKVQNEVATRAPASDLESQAYQPIMDRIGQASDARNQRGQSAGPTMPGVVWFGLIGGAVVTIGMLFALQIRRTPRELILAGCFSVLIAFLLFMIWDFDDPFARSVSVTTQPFVDLFPSLNLKS; from the coding sequence ATGTCCGAGTGGGTGGCGCTGGTCATCGCCATGGCGGCGGCCTGTGCCGTTGTGGTGGCGGTGGTGGTGCTGAGGCGCCGCGCGGGCGTCGAGGAGAACGTCGACGAGACGCCCGACGTCATCGAGTACATCACGATGATGATCGGCGTGGTCTACGCGATCGTCCTCGGTCTCGCCATCGCGGGTGTCTGGGAGGCGCGTGGTGCCGCCCAGGACGACCTGTTCCGCGAGGCGCAGTCGCTGCGGGAGGCGAGCGACCGGATGGTGGTCTACCCGGCCGAGTTCCGCGACCAGGTCCGCGCCGACATCGACGCCTACGTCACGTACGTGGTGAACGTCGAGTGGGACCACATGTCCAAGAACGGCGAGATCACCGACCAGGGCAACCAGTTGCTGGACAAGGTCCAGAACGAGGTGGCCACCCGGGCGCCGGCCTCGGACCTGGAGTCCCAGGCCTACCAGCCGATCATGGACCGGATCGGCCAGGCCTCCGACGCCCGCAACCAGCGCGGTCAGAGCGCCGGGCCGACCATGCCGGGCGTGGTCTGGTTCGGCCTGATCGGCGGGGCGGTGGTCACCATCGGGATGCTGTTCGCGCTGCAGATCAGGCGCACGCCGAGGGAGCTGATCCTGGCGGGCTGCTTCAGCGTGCTGATCGCCTTCCTGCTGTTCATGATCTGGGACTTCGACGATCCGTTCGCCCGGAGCGTCTCGGTCACCACCCAGCCCTTCGTGGACCTCTTCCCCTCGCTCAACCTCAAGAGCTGA
- a CDS encoding TetR family transcriptional regulator: MSRWKPDARGRLEKAALELYNRKGFDATTVTEIAARAGLTERTFYRHFADKREVLFPGDNPLADILAGAAATAPVPLPPLEVIAHALAEAAPVLEERGDLARQRQVVIAANPELQERELAKLAALVSTLAQALRERGLETTAAALAAEIGIAVFKVAFERWVNDPDRHTLAHWVRETLATARHLTAPAEPVAATGDVTFTGQRGPA; the protein is encoded by the coding sequence ATGAGCCGATGGAAACCCGACGCACGAGGCCGCCTGGAGAAGGCGGCGCTGGAGCTCTACAACCGCAAGGGTTTCGACGCCACCACCGTCACGGAGATCGCAGCCCGCGCAGGACTCACCGAGCGGACCTTCTACCGGCACTTCGCCGACAAACGGGAAGTCCTCTTCCCGGGCGACAACCCCCTCGCCGACATCCTCGCGGGCGCCGCCGCCACCGCCCCCGTCCCGCTCCCGCCGCTGGAGGTGATCGCCCACGCCCTGGCCGAAGCCGCCCCCGTCCTCGAGGAACGCGGAGACCTGGCACGGCAACGCCAGGTCGTCATCGCCGCCAATCCCGAACTCCAGGAACGCGAACTGGCCAAACTCGCCGCGCTGGTCTCCACACTCGCCCAGGCGCTGCGCGAACGCGGTCTGGAGACCACCGCCGCAGCGCTCGCGGCCGAAATCGGGATTGCCGTGTTCAAGGTCGCCTTCGAGCGCTGGGTCAACGACCCCGACCGGCACACCCTCGCCCACTGGGTTCGGGAAACCCTAGCCACCGCCAGGCATCTCACTGCACCTGCCGAACCTGTCGCCGCGACCGGCGACGTGACCTTCACGGGCCAGCGGGGACCGGCATGA
- a CDS encoding family 2B encapsulin nanocompartment shell protein translates to MPVDTSPETQQDRQQSLATAAARNLATTTKSAPQMQEITSRWLLKVLPWVEAHGGAYRVNRRLTYTVGNGVVEFIKTGSQVRVIPAELGELALLRGYEDEEVLTALADRCQQRDFGPGEVLATQGEAADRIFLIAHGKINKIGTGKYGDETVVGVAGDGDRFGDDSLLNPDAIWEYTAKTATSGVALTLSREDFARIRDNAPTLQEHLESFLALPLQAQNERGEAEIAMSAGHHGEYELPGAFVDYELKPREYELSVAQTILKVHSRVADLYNQPMNQIEHQLRLTIEALRERQEHEMINNPEFGLLHNADFDQRIQTHSGPPTPDDLDELLNRRRDPDYLLAHPRTIAAIGREFNARGIYPHHVDLGGQQVPAWRGVPILPCSKIPITKENTSSILVIRTGEDNQGVIGLHQTGLPDEYQPSLSVRFMGIDEKAIISYLVSAYYSCAILVPDAVGVLENVEIAHRRR, encoded by the coding sequence ATGCCCGTGGACACGAGCCCGGAGACACAGCAGGACCGGCAGCAGAGCCTCGCGACGGCAGCTGCCCGCAATCTTGCCACCACGACCAAGTCCGCACCGCAGATGCAGGAGATCACCTCCCGCTGGCTGCTCAAGGTGCTCCCGTGGGTCGAGGCCCACGGTGGCGCGTACCGGGTGAACCGACGGCTCACCTACACCGTCGGCAACGGCGTGGTGGAGTTCATCAAGACCGGCTCCCAGGTCCGGGTGATCCCGGCGGAGCTGGGCGAACTCGCCCTGCTGCGCGGCTACGAGGACGAGGAGGTGCTGACCGCCCTCGCGGACCGCTGCCAGCAGCGCGACTTCGGCCCCGGTGAGGTGCTCGCCACCCAGGGCGAGGCGGCCGACCGGATCTTCCTGATCGCGCACGGCAAGATCAACAAGATCGGCACCGGCAAGTACGGCGACGAGACCGTGGTCGGCGTGGCCGGTGACGGCGACCGCTTCGGCGACGACTCGCTGCTGAACCCGGACGCCATCTGGGAGTACACCGCGAAGACCGCCACCTCCGGTGTCGCACTCACCCTGAGCCGGGAGGACTTCGCCCGCATCCGGGACAACGCGCCGACCCTCCAGGAGCACCTGGAGTCGTTCCTCGCCCTGCCGCTGCAGGCCCAGAACGAGCGCGGCGAGGCCGAGATCGCCATGTCGGCCGGCCACCACGGCGAGTACGAACTCCCCGGCGCCTTCGTGGACTACGAGCTCAAGCCGCGTGAGTACGAGCTGAGCGTCGCGCAGACCATCCTCAAGGTCCACAGCCGCGTCGCGGACCTGTACAACCAGCCGATGAACCAGATCGAGCACCAGCTCCGGCTGACCATCGAGGCCCTGCGCGAGCGCCAGGAGCACGAGATGATCAACAACCCGGAGTTCGGCCTGCTCCACAACGCCGACTTCGACCAGCGGATCCAGACCCACTCCGGCCCGCCCACCCCGGACGACCTGGACGAGCTGCTCAACCGCCGCCGCGACCCCGACTACCTGCTGGCCCACCCGCGCACCATCGCCGCGATCGGCCGGGAGTTCAACGCCCGGGGCATCTACCCGCACCACGTCGACCTCGGCGGGCAGCAGGTGCCGGCGTGGCGCGGGGTGCCGATCCTGCCGTGCAGCAAGATCCCGATCACCAAGGAGAACACCAGCTCCATCCTGGTGATCCGTACCGGCGAGGACAACCAGGGCGTCATCGGCCTGCACCAGACCGGCCTCCCGGACGAGTACCAGCCCTCGCTCTCGGTCCGGTTCATGGGGATCGACGAGAAGGCGATCATCTCCTACCTGGTCAGCGCCTACTACTCGTGCGCGATCCTGGTGCCGGACGCGGTCGGCGTGCTCGAGAACGTCGAGATCGCGCACCGCCGCCGCTGA
- a CDS encoding MBL fold metallo-hydrolase → MNLIKYGHACVRLEADDRVLVIDPGTFSEADALDGVDEVLVTHEHPDHLDIAKLVAASQRNSAFRVYLPSAAIESAPELGGTAVAVEAGQRFTAAGFAVDVVGGAHAEIYDGLPGCANVGFVVDGMVYHPGDSLFVPPSPVETLLVPAAAPWLKLSEALDFVRAVRPKRAFPIHDATLNELGQEYFDGWLDFKGGTEYARIPVGESVAIR, encoded by the coding sequence ATGAATTTGATCAAATATGGCCACGCCTGTGTGCGCCTGGAGGCCGACGACCGGGTGCTGGTGATCGACCCGGGGACGTTCTCGGAGGCCGACGCGCTCGACGGGGTCGACGAGGTGCTGGTGACGCACGAGCACCCCGACCACCTCGACATCGCCAAGCTCGTGGCGGCGAGTCAGCGCAACTCCGCGTTCCGGGTGTACCTGCCGTCGGCAGCGATCGAGTCGGCCCCCGAGCTGGGCGGCACGGCGGTCGCCGTCGAGGCGGGGCAGCGGTTCACGGCGGCCGGGTTCGCCGTCGACGTCGTGGGCGGGGCACACGCCGAGATCTACGACGGCCTGCCCGGCTGTGCCAACGTCGGTTTCGTCGTCGACGGCATGGTCTACCACCCGGGCGACTCGCTGTTCGTCCCGCCGTCGCCGGTGGAGACGCTGCTCGTACCGGCTGCCGCGCCCTGGCTCAAGCTCTCCGAGGCGCTGGACTTCGTGCGGGCGGTGCGGCCGAAGCGGGCGTTCCCGATCCACGACGCCACGCTCAACGAGCTCGGCCAGGAGTACTTCGACGGCTGGTTGGACTTCAAGGGCGGCACCGAGTACGCGCGCATCCCGGTCGGGGAGTCCGTGGCAATCCGCTAG
- the ltrA gene encoding group II intron reverse transcriptase/maturase yields MAGERPVNHPDGASPVVVAGRASVLKVRQLQRALWAAAEQSPERRFHALYDRVHRGDVLWEAWERVRANAGSAGVDRVTLEFVESRYGVGRLPGELQRALRSGTYRPAPARRVDIPKPQGGKRPLGIPTVRDRVAQQAAKIVLEPVFEADFLPSSYGYRPKRSALQAMERLRTGFIEGRCVVVEFDIRDFFGEIDHGRLLAEVGRRVSDRRVLKLLRLWLQAGVMVDGEVRRTVAGTPQGGVISPLLANIYLHVLDTELAERGVGELVRYADDGVVLCRSVSNARNALAAVGEILGELGLELHPDKTKVVDLREGREGLDFLGCHFRARFSGKVWEKYRKVRFYLHRWPSQAAMKRLRDKVRERTDRRRSGWDIREVIAELNPILRGWGAYFRTGNAARKFTQVDDYVVWRLRGLMVKKRGRNLRAGQMAVWTEEWFNGHGLHRLRGTIRYPKAA; encoded by the coding sequence ATGGCCGGAGAAAGACCGGTCAACCACCCCGACGGGGCGAGCCCCGTCGTAGTGGCCGGGCGAGCGTCCGTCCTGAAAGTGCGACAACTCCAACGCGCGCTGTGGGCTGCGGCCGAGCAGTCTCCGGAGCGGCGTTTCCACGCCCTGTACGACCGTGTCCACAGAGGTGACGTGCTGTGGGAGGCGTGGGAGCGGGTCCGGGCCAACGCAGGGAGCGCCGGGGTGGATCGGGTCACCCTGGAGTTCGTGGAGAGCCGGTACGGGGTTGGCCGGTTGCCCGGCGAACTCCAGCGGGCTCTTCGCTCAGGCACGTATCGTCCCGCGCCGGCCAGGCGCGTGGACATCCCGAAACCACAGGGTGGCAAGCGGCCGCTGGGCATTCCCACGGTGCGCGACAGAGTGGCCCAGCAGGCGGCGAAGATCGTCCTGGAGCCGGTGTTCGAGGCGGACTTTCTGCCGTCCTCGTACGGGTACCGGCCGAAGCGGTCGGCGTTGCAGGCGATGGAGCGTCTTCGGACGGGCTTCATCGAGGGCCGCTGTGTCGTCGTGGAGTTCGACATCCGCGACTTCTTCGGCGAGATCGACCATGGTCGGCTCCTTGCCGAGGTGGGGCGTCGGGTGTCGGACCGCAGGGTGCTCAAGCTGCTGCGGCTGTGGCTCCAGGCGGGTGTGATGGTGGACGGGGAGGTTCGGCGGACGGTCGCCGGGACTCCTCAGGGCGGGGTGATCTCACCCTTGCTGGCCAACATCTACCTGCACGTCCTGGACACCGAGCTCGCCGAGCGCGGTGTCGGTGAGCTGGTGCGGTACGCGGACGACGGTGTCGTCCTGTGCCGGTCGGTGAGCAATGCCAGGAACGCCTTGGCGGCGGTCGGGGAGATCCTCGGCGAGCTGGGGCTGGAGCTGCACCCGGACAAGACGAAGGTGGTAGACCTCAGAGAGGGCCGGGAAGGACTCGACTTCCTCGGCTGCCACTTCAGAGCCCGCTTCTCGGGCAAGGTGTGGGAGAAGTACCGCAAGGTCCGCTTCTACCTGCACCGTTGGCCCTCACAGGCGGCGATGAAGCGACTCCGGGACAAGGTCCGCGAGCGGACCGACCGCCGTCGGTCGGGATGGGACATCCGTGAGGTGATCGCGGAGTTGAATCCGATCCTGCGCGGCTGGGGCGCCTACTTCCGAACCGGGAACGCTGCCCGGAAGTTCACACAAGTCGATGACTATGTGGTGTGGCGTCTCCGCGGATTGATGGTCAAGAAGCGAGGACGCAACCTGCGAGCTGGCCAGATGGCGGTGTGGACGGAAGAGTGGTTCAACGGGCACGGCCTGCATCGTCTGCGTGGCACGATCCGCTATCCGAAGGCGGCGTAA
- a CDS encoding SgcJ/EcaC family oxidoreductase, producing the protein MTATSKDTVEEFLERIRCAWDAGDATGYAAQFAENASYVIFMGDAVFGRAAIEQTHHEVFTRWQKGTRMAVKPIDVRMPDESTAVVITVGGIGKGGRIDFDKFQTFTLHRREGRWECVAFQNTEMSRRSKRAYRA; encoded by the coding sequence ATGACCGCCACGAGCAAGGACACGGTCGAGGAGTTCCTCGAACGGATCCGGTGTGCCTGGGACGCGGGGGACGCGACCGGCTACGCGGCACAGTTCGCGGAGAATGCCTCATACGTGATCTTCATGGGGGACGCCGTGTTCGGGCGCGCCGCCATCGAGCAGACGCATCATGAGGTGTTCACCCGGTGGCAGAAGGGCACGCGCATGGCGGTCAAGCCGATCGACGTGCGGATGCCGGACGAGTCCACGGCGGTGGTGATCACCGTCGGCGGCATCGGCAAGGGTGGCCGGATCGACTTCGACAAGTTCCAGACCTTCACGCTGCACCGCCGGGAAGGGCGTTGGGAGTGCGTGGCCTTCCAGAATACGGAGATGAGCCGCCGTTCCAAGCGCGCTTACCGTGCCTGA
- a CDS encoding class I SAM-dependent methyltransferase: protein MDSQGWDDRYAASELVWGAAPNRWVVRELTGSTPGRALDLGAGEGRNAIWLATQGWEVTGLDFSAVALERAERLTAELPDEVADRLTWRHGDARTDEDPAAYDLVLVAYLQLPAEDRRAALHRAADALAPGGTLLVIGHDLTNLTDGVGGPQDPAVLFTPEDVLADLAEYGLRTVRAERVHRTVGEPGHKGGLTGVAVDALVRLERSAE, encoded by the coding sequence ATGGACAGTCAGGGCTGGGACGACCGCTACGCCGCGAGCGAACTGGTGTGGGGCGCCGCGCCCAACCGGTGGGTGGTCCGCGAACTGACCGGCAGCACCCCCGGCCGCGCCCTCGACCTGGGCGCCGGAGAGGGACGCAACGCCATCTGGCTGGCCACCCAGGGCTGGGAGGTCACCGGCCTCGACTTCTCCGCCGTCGCCCTGGAACGCGCCGAACGGCTCACCGCCGAACTGCCCGACGAGGTCGCCGACCGCCTGACCTGGCGGCACGGCGACGCCCGCACCGACGAGGACCCCGCCGCCTACGACCTCGTCCTGGTCGCCTACCTCCAGCTCCCCGCCGAGGACCGCCGGGCCGCGCTGCACCGCGCCGCCGACGCGCTCGCTCCCGGGGGCACCCTGCTGGTCATCGGGCACGACCTGACCAACCTCACCGACGGCGTCGGCGGCCCGCAGGACCCGGCCGTGCTGTTCACCCCCGAGGACGTCCTCGCCGACCTCGCCGAGTACGGCCTGCGCACCGTCCGGGCCGAACGCGTCCACCGTACGGTCGGCGAGCCCGGCCACAAGGGCGGCCTGACGGGCGTCGCGGTCGACGCGCTGGTGCGACTGGAGCGGAGTGCCGAGTGA
- a CDS encoding DUF1963 domain-containing protein, giving the protein MDARMPNDPAWTPNDPASPVDDRLPGLPMPYRLHTALVGRVGTEGAARVGGLLRASLELSPDVAEDAVGWTPVGRTGGSAALPEGIDWPQGDGHPMELLAQLDCAGMAEAFRAGNGGRWPLPADGLLLFFHDPMPADLDGESCRVLHVPAGAPERPAPPDPDGVEPLAGRTVRARWALSAPSYLDDELVELCPGDFLTAMGVSDEFGEQLGTPGIRVLGWCDSHNTTRPAGHRPLLQVEGSAAGASWGELVNVSVWITDQDLAAGRFDRVRHGMEVA; this is encoded by the coding sequence ATGGACGCACGGATGCCGAACGACCCCGCCTGGACGCCGAACGACCCCGCCAGCCCCGTTGACGACCGGCTGCCCGGCCTGCCGATGCCGTACCGGCTCCACACCGCCCTCGTCGGCCGGGTGGGCACGGAGGGTGCCGCACGGGTCGGCGGATTGCTGCGCGCCTCCCTGGAGCTCAGCCCGGACGTCGCCGAGGACGCCGTCGGCTGGACGCCGGTCGGGCGGACCGGCGGGTCGGCCGCCCTGCCCGAGGGGATCGACTGGCCCCAAGGCGACGGGCATCCGATGGAGCTGCTCGCCCAACTCGACTGCGCGGGGATGGCGGAGGCCTTCCGGGCGGGCAACGGCGGGCGCTGGCCGCTGCCGGCCGACGGTCTGCTGCTGTTCTTCCACGACCCGATGCCCGCCGACCTCGACGGCGAGAGCTGCCGGGTGCTGCACGTCCCGGCGGGGGCGCCCGAGCGCCCGGCCCCGCCGGACCCGGACGGGGTGGAGCCGCTGGCCGGGCGGACGGTCCGGGCACGCTGGGCACTGTCGGCGCCGTCCTACCTCGACGACGAGCTGGTGGAGCTCTGCCCGGGCGACTTCCTGACCGCCATGGGCGTCTCGGACGAGTTTGGCGAGCAGCTCGGCACGCCCGGGATCAGGGTCCTCGGCTGGTGCGACAGCCACAACACCACGCGCCCGGCGGGGCACCGCCCGCTGCTGCAGGTCGAGGGGTCGGCGGCGGGCGCGTCCTGGGGCGAGTTGGTCAACGTCTCGGTCTGGATCACCGACCAGGACCTGGCGGCGGGTCGTTTCGACCGGGTGCGGCACGGGATGGAGGTCGCCTGA